From Cyclobacteriaceae bacterium, a single genomic window includes:
- a CDS encoding acyl transferase — MQTFESFATDLYPENEDSFREIALKQFHFQAVNSEVYRNYLTYLGVSADKINSLAEIPFLPISFFKSHNVASGQWRPEVVFTSSGTTGQEVSRHSVPSLNFYLRHSQRLFETAFGPLDQFHVLCLLPSYLERTGSSLVAMANHFIQESKSPSSGFYLNDLEKLVRQLEELKGGKKVLLLGVSFALWDMAEQFDVDLSHCIVMETGGMKGRRQEITRQELHGILCENMNIDKVYSEYGMTELLSQAYSMGNGVFECPPSMRVLLREINDPFSLENHTAGLINVIDLANAHSCSFIETQDLGRLDQNGHFEVLGRMDNSDVRGCNLLVG; from the coding sequence TTGCAGACATTTGAAAGTTTTGCCACAGATTTATATCCTGAAAACGAAGATAGCTTCCGGGAAATTGCATTAAAACAATTCCACTTTCAAGCGGTTAACAGCGAAGTTTACCGAAATTACCTCACTTATCTGGGGGTATCAGCAGACAAAATCAACTCTTTAGCAGAGATACCCTTCCTTCCCATCAGCTTTTTTAAATCTCATAATGTTGCATCCGGTCAGTGGAGACCGGAGGTTGTATTTACCAGCAGCGGTACTACAGGGCAGGAGGTAAGCAGACATTCAGTCCCTTCCCTGAATTTTTATCTAAGGCACAGTCAAAGATTATTTGAGACGGCCTTCGGACCCCTGGATCAGTTTCATGTATTGTGCCTGCTGCCTTCTTACCTGGAGCGCACAGGTTCCTCACTGGTGGCAATGGCCAATCATTTCATTCAGGAAAGTAAATCACCCTCTTCAGGATTTTATCTCAATGATCTTGAAAAGCTTGTCAGGCAGCTGGAAGAGTTGAAAGGAGGTAAGAAGGTTTTGTTACTGGGGGTTTCATTTGCGCTGTGGGATATGGCAGAACAATTTGATGTAGATCTTAGTCATTGCATTGTGATGGAAACCGGTGGGATGAAAGGACGCCGTCAGGAGATTACGCGACAGGAGCTTCACGGTATTCTGTGTGAGAACATGAATATTGACAAGGTCTATTCTGAGTATGGAATGACGGAATTGCTGTCGCAGGCATATTCGATGGGAAATGGAGTATTTGAGTGTCCACCGTCAATGAGGGTACTTTTGCGGGAAATAAACGATCCCTTTAGCCTGGAAAACCATACAGCGGGACTGATAAATGTGATTGATTTGGCCAATGCCCATTCCTGCTCTTTTATTGAAACTCAGGATTTAGGGAGATTAGATCAGAATGGTCATTTTGAGGTACTTGGACGAATGGACAATAGCGACGTCAGGGGGTGTAATCTGCTGGTCGGTTGA
- a CDS encoding transketolase — protein sequence MGKAKFGIFGDGKEIAQIAMAKVFRNGDFRSGYYRDQTFMLAIGELTLQQYFAQLYAHPDVNADPASAGRLMNGHYATRMLDEKGAFKALSKSKNSSSDVSPTASQMPRLVGLAYASKLFRNNPGLAGLTDLSTKGNEIAFGTIGNASTSEGMFFEAINAAGVLQVPMLTAVWDDAYGISVPKEFQTTKGSISKILEGFQRDNNSKGYEIYKVNGWDYEALCKTFEAAEKVCREEHVPVLIHVDEMTQPQGHSTSGSHERYKSKERLKWEVEHDCNRKMREWILQNELSTPEELTELEKEAKAFAKSEKEAAWKAFNKDIQRDQRELMGYLEDAKSQNEAIDDIRHELEKTINPLRLDSVKAAKRTLRLLIGKPSEVREKIIQWVERTSSENEERYSSHLYSQSEWSALKVKEQKAVYSDNSSLVDGREILQACFRAALERDPRVLAFGEDVGKIGDVNQGFAGLQEKYSDLRVTDTGIRECTILGQGIGLALRGLRPIAEIQYLDYLLYAIQIMSDDLACLQYRTKGGQKAPLIIRTRGHRLEGVWHAGSPMSLILGSIRGIYVLTPRDMTQAAGFYNTMLQSDDPALMIECLNGYRMKEKLPDNVSEFTVPLGVPEVLRAGTDVTIVTYGSMCRVVMDAANELEKIGVSCEVIDVQTLLPFDIHHSIVESLKKTNRIVFADEDVPGGATSFMMQKVLEEQGGYHFLDAKPLTITGKEHRPAYGTDGDYFSKPNAEEIVDKIYLMMRESDADKFPPIY from the coding sequence ATGGGTAAAGCCAAGTTTGGAATCTTCGGCGACGGCAAAGAGATCGCCCAGATTGCAATGGCAAAGGTCTTTAGAAATGGTGACTTCCGCTCCGGTTATTATCGTGATCAGACGTTCATGCTTGCCATCGGCGAACTGACGCTTCAACAATACTTTGCTCAGTTGTATGCTCATCCGGATGTGAATGCGGATCCCGCCTCTGCAGGAAGATTGATGAATGGTCATTATGCTACACGAATGCTGGATGAGAAGGGTGCATTCAAAGCATTGTCAAAATCAAAGAACAGCAGTTCCGACGTTTCACCAACAGCATCACAGATGCCGCGTCTAGTGGGACTTGCCTATGCTTCAAAACTTTTCAGAAATAATCCAGGATTAGCCGGACTGACCGATCTTTCCACCAAGGGAAATGAAATTGCCTTTGGAACAATCGGTAATGCATCGACTTCAGAAGGGATGTTCTTCGAAGCGATCAATGCTGCCGGAGTTCTTCAGGTACCAATGCTCACCGCAGTCTGGGATGATGCGTATGGTATCTCTGTTCCAAAAGAATTTCAGACAACAAAAGGAAGCATCTCCAAAATCCTTGAAGGCTTTCAGCGCGACAACAATAGCAAGGGCTATGAGATCTATAAAGTAAATGGCTGGGATTACGAAGCGCTTTGTAAAACATTTGAAGCAGCAGAAAAAGTTTGCCGCGAAGAACATGTTCCTGTGCTCATTCACGTAGATGAAATGACCCAGCCTCAGGGCCACTCCACTTCAGGATCACATGAGCGTTACAAATCCAAAGAGCGATTAAAGTGGGAAGTTGAGCATGACTGTAATCGCAAGATGCGGGAATGGATTCTTCAGAATGAACTCAGCACTCCGGAAGAATTAACAGAACTTGAAAAGGAAGCAAAAGCTTTCGCCAAATCCGAAAAGGAAGCAGCATGGAAAGCATTTAATAAAGATATTCAGCGCGATCAGCGTGAGTTGATGGGTTATCTTGAGGATGCCAAATCCCAGAATGAAGCCATCGATGATATTCGTCATGAACTTGAAAAGACCATCAATCCTCTTAGGCTGGATTCTGTAAAGGCTGCCAAAAGAACGCTGAGGCTTCTCATAGGAAAACCTTCTGAGGTTCGTGAAAAGATAATACAATGGGTAGAACGTACTTCTTCTGAAAATGAAGAGCGCTACAGTTCCCATCTCTACAGTCAATCAGAATGGTCTGCATTGAAAGTGAAGGAGCAGAAGGCTGTGTATTCAGACAACTCTTCATTGGTGGATGGTCGTGAGATATTGCAAGCTTGCTTCCGCGCTGCTCTGGAACGTGACCCTCGGGTGCTTGCTTTCGGAGAAGACGTTGGAAAGATTGGCGATGTAAATCAAGGCTTTGCAGGCTTACAGGAAAAGTATTCCGACCTGCGTGTCACTGACACAGGAATTCGTGAATGTACCATTCTGGGTCAGGGAATTGGCCTTGCGTTGAGAGGTCTTCGTCCTATTGCTGAGATACAATACCTGGATTATCTCTTGTATGCCATTCAGATCATGTCTGATGACCTTGCATGTCTTCAATATCGCACCAAAGGCGGACAGAAAGCACCGTTGATCATTCGTACTCGTGGTCATCGTCTGGAAGGTGTATGGCATGCTGGTTCCCCGATGAGCCTTATCCTCGGAAGTATCCGTGGTATCTATGTTCTTACACCGCGCGACATGACGCAGGCGGCAGGATTTTATAACACGATGCTTCAGTCTGACGATCCTGCTTTGATGATCGAGTGTCTGAATGGATATCGAATGAAGGAAAAGCTTCCTGATAATGTCAGTGAGTTTACAGTGCCGTTGGGTGTGCCGGAAGTATTGAGGGCGGGAACAGATGTTACCATTGTTACGTATGGATCTATGTGCCGTGTTGTGATGGATGCAGCTAACGAACTTGAGAAAATCGGAGTTTCATGTGAGGTGATCGATGTGCAGACATTGCTTCCTTTTGATATTCACCATTCAATAGTAGAATCACTCAAGAAAACCAATCGTATTGTTTTCGCAGATGAGGATGTTCCTGGAGGAGCTACCTCTTTCATGATGCAGAAAGTGCTGGAAGAGCAGGGGGGATATCATTTCCTGGATGCAAAGCCATTGACGATCACAGGCAAAGAGCATAGACCAGCTTATGGCACGGATGGTGATTACTTCTCAAAGCCAAATGCCGAAGAGATCGTTGACAAGATCTATCTCATGATGAGAGAATCAGATGCGGATAAGTTTCCTCCGATCTATTAA
- a CDS encoding sigma-54-dependent Fis family transcriptional regulator produces MSKILIIEDEASIRAVLKEILLDQKELKLEVDEAKDGAEGLLLLESSTYDLAFCDIKMPKMDGMEVLQKAKDKNINTPFIMISAHGTTEMAVDAIKMGAYDFMQKPPDLNRLLITVRNALDRNSLVKETKSLRKKVSRKYEMIGASPALDRVREMIDKVAPTEARVLITGPNGSGKELVARSIHEKSHNADGPFVEVNCAAIPSELIESELFGHEKGSFTSAVKQRIGKFEQAEGGTLFLDEIGDMSLAAQAKVLRALQENKITRVGGDKDISVSVRVLAATNKNLKKEITENHFREDLYHRLGVILIDVPALTDRKEDIALLAEKFLKDISEEYGSKKKEVEPKAIKLLEAHPWAGNIRELRNVIERLVIMAGDSIKPEDVKKYL; encoded by the coding sequence ATGTCAAAAATTCTAATCATCGAAGACGAAGCCAGCATTCGTGCAGTACTAAAGGAGATCCTTTTAGATCAAAAAGAACTAAAGCTGGAAGTCGATGAAGCCAAAGACGGCGCGGAAGGCTTGCTCCTTCTCGAAAGCAGTACCTATGACCTGGCCTTTTGTGATATAAAAATGCCGAAGATGGACGGAATGGAAGTGTTGCAGAAAGCCAAAGACAAAAATATCAACACTCCTTTTATTATGATCTCTGCTCATGGCACTACTGAAATGGCAGTGGACGCAATCAAAATGGGAGCTTACGATTTTATGCAGAAGCCACCTGACCTGAATCGCCTGCTGATCACTGTAAGAAATGCACTGGACCGCAACTCATTGGTAAAAGAGACAAAATCCCTTCGTAAAAAAGTTTCACGCAAGTATGAAATGATCGGCGCTTCTCCTGCCCTGGACCGTGTTCGTGAAATGATCGATAAAGTCGCTCCTACCGAAGCGCGCGTACTTATTACAGGACCTAATGGAAGTGGAAAAGAACTTGTCGCAAGATCCATCCATGAAAAAAGTCATAACGCCGATGGTCCATTTGTAGAGGTTAACTGCGCCGCTATTCCAAGTGAGCTGATTGAAAGTGAATTATTCGGTCATGAGAAAGGATCCTTCACCTCTGCCGTAAAGCAACGTATCGGAAAGTTTGAACAGGCTGAAGGAGGTACTTTGTTCCTGGATGAGATTGGAGATATGAGTCTTGCCGCACAGGCTAAAGTATTGCGGGCATTACAAGAGAATAAGATCACCCGCGTGGGTGGTGATAAAGATATTTCCGTGAGCGTTCGTGTGCTTGCGGCAACCAACAAAAACCTTAAGAAGGAAATTACAGAAAATCACTTTCGTGAAGACTTGTATCATCGCCTTGGAGTGATCCTCATTGATGTGCCGGCTCTTACTGATCGTAAAGAAGATATCGCACTCCTTGCTGAGAAATTCTTAAAGGATATCTCGGAAGAATATGGATCGAAGAAAAAAGAAGTCGAGCCGAAAGCGATTAAGCTATTGGAAGCCCATCCCTGGGCAGGCAATATCCGCGAACTGCGGAATGTTATTGAAAGGTTGGTAATTATGGCCGGCGATAGTATCAAGCCTGAGGACGTGAAGAAGTATCTGTAA
- the ald gene encoding alanine dehydrogenase, whose protein sequence is MIIGVPKEIKNNENRVALTPAGAQELTRRNHTVYIQTKAGEGSGFSDEEYLKAGGKILPTAEDIFSIAEMIMKVKEPVEQEYTLIRKDQLVFTYFHFASYEPLAHAMIKTGSVCLAYETVERVDGSLPLLVPMSEVAGRMAIQEGAKYLEKPLKGRGILLGGVPGVMPGKVLILGGGVVGTNAAKIAAGMGADVIITDLNLNRLRYLDDVMPKNVHTMVSNDYVLRELVKTHDLIVGAVLVPGAKAPKLITRDMLKTMRPGTVLVDVAVDQGGCIETCKPTTHENPTYIIDDVVHYCVANMPGAVPYTSTLALTNATLPYAIKLANQGWKKACQESMELRKGLNVIQGKVVYKAVADSFNLPFTEVKEFLG, encoded by the coding sequence ATGATCATTGGTGTACCAAAAGAGATTAAGAATAATGAGAACCGCGTGGCGCTTACTCCTGCCGGAGCACAAGAGCTGACCCGCAGAAATCACACCGTTTACATTCAAACCAAAGCTGGAGAAGGAAGTGGCTTTTCAGATGAGGAATATTTAAAAGCCGGCGGGAAGATCCTTCCCACTGCAGAAGACATTTTCAGCATTGCTGAAATGATCATGAAGGTTAAAGAACCTGTAGAGCAAGAGTACACGCTCATTCGCAAAGATCAATTGGTATTCACATATTTTCACTTTGCTTCTTACGAGCCATTGGCACATGCCATGATCAAAACGGGTTCTGTTTGTCTTGCATATGAAACCGTTGAACGTGTTGACGGAAGCCTGCCCCTGCTGGTGCCGATGAGTGAAGTAGCAGGACGTATGGCCATACAGGAAGGTGCAAAATATCTTGAGAAACCTTTGAAAGGTCGCGGTATATTACTGGGTGGTGTTCCCGGAGTAATGCCTGGTAAAGTTCTGATCCTCGGTGGCGGTGTGGTAGGAACCAACGCAGCCAAAATTGCAGCGGGTATGGGCGCGGATGTTATCATCACGGATCTCAATCTTAACCGTCTTCGTTACCTTGACGATGTAATGCCAAAGAATGTTCATACGATGGTATCAAATGATTATGTGCTGCGCGAACTTGTAAAGACACATGATCTTATTGTTGGAGCCGTGCTGGTTCCGGGAGCGAAAGCACCGAAGCTGATCACACGCGACATGTTAAAGACTATGAGACCGGGTACCGTGCTAGTGGACGTTGCGGTGGATCAGGGTGGTTGTATCGAAACATGTAAGCCAACAACCCACGAGAATCCTACTTATATTATTGATGATGTAGTTCATTATTGTGTGGCGAATATGCCAGGAGCAGTTCCATACACTTCTACCCTTGCCCTTACAAATGCAACGTTGCCTTATGCGATCAAGCTTGCGAATCAGGGATGGAAGAAAGCCTGTCAGGAGAGCATGGAGCTGAGAAAGGGATTGAATGTTATCCAGGGTAAAGTAGTGTATAAGGCTGTTGCCGATTCATTCAACTTACCATTCACAGAAGTGAAAGAGTTTTTAGGATAA
- a CDS encoding DUF2279 domain-containing protein, with protein MTIRDRIKTFFKNIKDPSFARARIKGVLAFSFGVYSLMMLALGYAWYSQQWGGSFHFFNDAAEWKQMDKFAHFFWTFQVSVLATRLLTWAQPDTRKASIWGATLGFLFVSSIEIFDGFSQDYGASVYDVLANAAGCLAFISQRLIFKKIMVWPKFSFHPTAFAPLRPNMLGDGFLEEVLKDYNGQTFWYSASFKILPLPSWLTLAVGVGAEGMVRARDEENALMNLSPHRKYFLSFDLNLTEVKTSSKIMNAGLRILNVIKFPAPAIEISSEGMKFHPVYF; from the coding sequence ATGACGATCAGGGATCGAATTAAGACATTCTTCAAAAATATCAAGGACCCGTCATTTGCAAGAGCGCGAATCAAAGGGGTATTGGCATTCTCATTCGGTGTATACTCGCTCATGATGCTGGCATTGGGTTATGCCTGGTATTCTCAACAATGGGGAGGCTCCTTTCATTTCTTCAATGACGCAGCAGAGTGGAAGCAGATGGACAAGTTTGCCCATTTCTTCTGGACATTTCAGGTAAGTGTGCTCGCAACACGACTTCTTACATGGGCTCAACCTGACACGCGCAAAGCATCTATCTGGGGAGCGACTCTCGGCTTTCTCTTCGTTTCATCCATTGAAATATTCGATGGTTTTTCACAGGATTATGGAGCATCGGTTTACGATGTACTTGCCAATGCAGCTGGTTGCCTTGCATTTATTTCACAACGCCTCATCTTCAAAAAGATAATGGTCTGGCCAAAATTCTCCTTTCACCCTACCGCCTTTGCTCCTCTGCGACCTAATATGCTGGGAGATGGCTTTCTGGAAGAAGTGTTAAAAGATTATAACGGACAGACATTCTGGTACAGCGCAAGCTTCAAAATCCTTCCGCTTCCATCGTGGCTCACGCTGGCAGTAGGTGTTGGTGCTGAAGGAATGGTTCGTGCCCGTGATGAAGAGAATGCATTAATGAATCTATCTCCTCACCGGAAATACTTTTTATCGTTTGATCTGAATCTCACAGAAGTCAAGACCTCCTCAAAGATTATGAATGCAGGATTGAGGATTCTGAATGTTATCAAGTTCCCTGCCCCCGCCATCGAAATTTCAAGTGAAGGCATGAAGTTTCATCCTGTTTATTTTTAA